A single Streptobacillus felis DNA region contains:
- a CDS encoding prepilin-type N-terminal cleavage/methylation domain-containing protein, producing the protein MNKKNRGFTLIEIITVIAIIGILASIAVPKVGKYIDRANETKIFAAVSELNNTYILMNIDGKKEIDINSIISESENIGINIENGSSSFTVGRYKGSFLIDDEKIIASVTEPEVATYTLNGKKK; encoded by the coding sequence ATGAATAAGAAAAATAGAGGATTTACATTAATAGAAATTATTACTGTTATTGCTATTATTGGTATACTTGCAAGTATAGCAGTTCCTAAGGTTGGTAAGTATATTGATAGGGCAAATGAAACTAAAATATTTGCAGCAGTTTCTGAATTAAATAATACATATATATTGATGAATATAGATGGAAAAAAAGAAATTGATATTAATTCTATTATTTCAGAATCTGAAAATATAGGGATTAATATTGAAAATGGTAGTAGTTCATTTACTGTAGGTAGATATAAAGGCTCTTTTTTGATAGATGATGAGAAAATAATTGCTAGTGTTACAGAACCTGAAGTTGCAACATATACTTTAAATGGCAAGAAAAAATGA
- a CDS encoding prepilin peptidase, whose amino-acid sequence MRYFIYLLLVYISYLDLKETYIYDRDLLILFLLIFFSTKEGMYSSYLGMGIFSIPFFILLIIEYHIKYELIGLGDVKLIIIFGIYFGYRDAYFLLSFYQVMFLSSLIYGLILRKRYVPFAPAMCLSFVFHDVMYV is encoded by the coding sequence ATGAGGTATTTTATTTATTTATTATTAGTATATATTTCATATTTAGATTTAAAAGAAACATATATTTATGATAGAGATTTGTTAATATTGTTTTTATTGATTTTTTTTAGTACTAAAGAAGGTATGTATTCTAGTTATTTAGGTATGGGAATTTTTAGTATACCTTTTTTTATACTTTTGATAATAGAATATCATATAAAATATGAGTTAATTGGGTTGGGTGATGTTAAATTAATAATTATTTTTGGGATATATTTTGGTTATAGAGATGCATATTTTTTATTATCATTTTATCAAGTTATGTTTTTAAGTTCTTTAATATATGGCTTAATATTAAGAAAAAGATATGTTCCATTTGCACCAGCTATGTGTCTTTCTTT